One region of Archocentrus centrarchus isolate MPI-CPG fArcCen1 chromosome 6, fArcCen1, whole genome shotgun sequence genomic DNA includes:
- the herpud1 gene encoding homocysteine-responsive endoplasmic reticulum-resident ubiquitin-like domain member 1 protein produces the protein MDVEDSQQKTITLLIKTPNQAQEDRTIEGVSVEWTIKDLKAHLSAVYPTKPAVSDQRLIYAGKLLPDHVHIKGLFRQMDCIPTVHLVCAFRNPAQGPLGARPKVREAQQSHPSGPQPIPAPTPSPPELRQRRPTSSAPAHTQTPASPPQTPVWPPAAAAAMAAAPQMAQPTFPTYSLYSPQQLLWLQHVYARQYYMQYHAALAAAGSVPTTAPSIGQYPPVPAHQVPVPAPLADQNPINNLPANQNPAQDGAFINPGEANQNMRMNAQGGAVVEDEEGVERDWLDWLYSAARLGVLLTIVYFNSNLSRFLLVMSTLLLMYLHTVGWFPFRRRVQVQEPNHLQPQENQNRNPNLNPAGEDPAAEGSEAVMTAVLVPPHRVSLMWTVWVFFKTFFSSLIPEVTQALAN, from the exons ATGGACGTGGAGGATTCTCAACAAAAGACAATCACTCTTCTCATAAAGACGCCCAACCAGGCTCAGGAGGACCGGACCATCGAAGGCGTGTCCGTGGAGTGGACCATAAAGGACCTGAAAGCGCATCTGTCCGCCGTCTACCCGACCAAACCG GCTGTGAGTGACCAGAGGCTGATCTACGCTGGTAAACTGCTGCCTGATCACGTGCACATTAAAGGTCTCTTCAGACAG ATGGACTGCATTCCCACAGTGCACCTGGTGTGTGCTTTTAGGAATCCAGCCCAGGGACCACTGGGAGCCAGACCCAAG GTCAGAGAGGCACAACAGTCCCACCCCTCCGGTCCACAGCCCATCCCAGCCCCGACTCCCAGCCCACCGGAGCTGAGGCAGAGGAGGCCGACCTCTTCAGCTCCAGCCCACACACAGACTCCAGCGTCTCCTCCACAGACACCTGTGTGGcctcctgctgctgccgctgccaT GGCTGCAGCACCTCAGATGGCCCAGCCAACCTTTCCCACCTACTCCCTGTACAGCcctcagcagctgctgtggcTCCAGCATGTCTACGCTCGACAGTATTACATGCAATA CCACGCAGCtttagcagcagcaggcagcgtTCCCACAACAGCTCCAAGCATTGGCCAGTACCCTCCTGTCCCCGCCCACCAAGTACCTGTCCCCGCCCCGTTAGCTGATCAGAATCCCATCAACAACCTGCCGGCCAATCAGAACCCAGCGCAGGACGGCGCTTTCATCAACCCCGGGGAGGCCAACCAGAACATGCGGATGAACGCGCAGGGCGGGGCCGTCGTGGAGGACGAGGAGGGCGTGGAGCGCGATTGGCTGGACTGGTTGTACTCTGCCGCAAGATTGGGCGTCCTGCTCACGATCGTGTACTTCAACTCCAACCTGAGCCGCTTTCTGCTGGTGATGAGCACCCTGCTCCTCATGTACCT ACACACTGTGGGCTGGTTTCCCTTCAGAAGGCGGGTGCAGGTCCAAGAACCCAACCATCTGCAGCCCCAGGAGAACCAGAACAGGAACCCGAACCTGAATCCA GCCGGCGAGGACCCCGCAGCTGAAGGATCGGAGGCAGTGATGACGGCGGTGTTGGTGCCTCCTCACCGTGTGTCGCTCATGTGGACGGTCTGGGTTTTCTTCAAAACCTTCTTCTCCTCCCTGATACCGGAGGTCACTCAGGCTCTGGCCAACTGA